From Drosophila virilis strain 15010-1051.87 chromosome X, Dvir_AGI_RSII-ME, whole genome shotgun sequence, the proteins below share one genomic window:
- the LOC6636687 gene encoding uncharacterized protein: MDEKSGNNSSKTKANEQSLPISTSSSWTILPAERIEILDNNSSGSGSSSEESSSSAAPLTREHRLEEEKQMVGEDEQANARGKLVEEPDTQAEDVSDGISIISDCESTGRISPHPFLREHLNELNFKYDSGHELPLLGNLPEDIAVQQIHERRRVQLELDDALRTQTASPVVRPQSELSQPTQRLGYRLPTLVESGLTAVFYVGATLAILAFISRLRNPEWQALGGDKPIAELEQRLVELELQNNLMRAEIDIMSKQLQYLSSLAGSGQGQAQAQSQSQGRRAKTFKAWPGNGNSVDPVDITKADLKRPYKCPDGQYVEIAAMCMENKPHAESLADEIGNVVNDVLQQSQAFHNFEKVTERLGTLAGQKDAPSDSPKTYHAHGEKMRPPPLDNNSRGPVPVHVPQPTYDTSKERYTTKHNHKRREHSRERNRYKSSEHDSKERHNRKHADKSKEERGKKRHGGHDNDSGSGSGSGEWHERMMQHREQSRQRHEQKRNNNWYIERGGSREQIRSGETRRR; the protein is encoded by the exons ATGGACGAGAAGAGCggtaacaacagcagcaaaaccaAAGCCAACGAGCAGTCGCTCCCCATTAGCACATCATCATCGTGGACGATACTGCCAGCAGAGAGAATCGAGATActcgacaacaacagcagcggcagcggcagcagcagtgaggagtcgtcatcatcagcagccCCTTTAACTAGAGAGCACCGTTTGGAAGAGGAGAAACAGATGGTGGGGGAGGACGAGCAGGCAAATGCAAG AGGCAAGCTCGTCGAGGAGCCAGATACCCAGGCGGAGGACGTCTCGGACGGCATTTCGATAATTAGCGACTGCGAAAGCACCGGACGCATTTCCCCACATCCATTTTTGCGTGAACATCTGAACGAACTTAATTTCAAATACGATTCCGGACACGAACTGCCACTATTGGGCAATCTACCGGAGGACATCGCCGTACAGCAGATCCATGAGCGGCGACGCGTCCAGTTAGAATTGGATGATGCCCTACGTACTCAAACGGCGTCACCTGTTGTGCGTCCGCAAAGCGAGTTGAGCCAGCCAACCCAAAGGTTGGGCTACCGCCTGCCAACGCTGGTGGAGAGCGGCCTGACCGCTGTATTCTATGTGGGCGCCACACTGGCTATACTGGCGTTTATTAGCCGCCTGCGTAATCCCGAGTGGCAGGCGCTCGGCGGTGACAAGCCCATTGCAGAGCTGGAGCAGCGTCTGGTTGAGCTGGAGCTGCAGAATAATTTGATGCGGGCCGAGATTGACATCATGTCCAAGCAGTTGCAGTACCTTAGCTCCTTGGCTGGCAGCGGTCAGGGTCAAGCGCAGGcgcaatcgcaatcgcagGGCCGACGGGCAAAAACGTTCAAGGCCTGGCCTGGCAATGGCAACTCCGTGGATCCGGTTGATATAACCAAAGCGGATCTGAAGCGCCCGTACAAGTGTCCAGATGGCCAATATGTGGAAATCGCTGCCATGTGCATGGAAAACAAGCCGCATGCCGAATCTCTAGCTGACGAGATTGGTAATGTGGTCAACGATGTGCTGCAGCAATCGCAAGCTTTTCACAACTTTGAAAAGGTCACCGAGCGGCTAGGCACACTCGCTGGGCAGAAGGATGCACCCAGTGACAGTCCAAAAACCTATCATGCACATGGCGAAAAGATGCGACCACCACCGTTAGATAACAACAGTCGCGGACCCGTGCCCGTGCACGTGCCCCAACCAACATATGATACCTCCAAGGAGCGTTACACAACGAAACATAATCACAAGCGTCGGGAACACTCGAGGGAGCGTAACCGATATAAGAGCAGCGAGCACGATTCGAAGGAGCGACACAACAGAAAGCACGCTGACAAGTCCAAGGAGGAGCGCGGCAAGAAGCGCCATGGGGGGCATGACAATGatagtggcagcggcagcggcagcggcgagTGGCACGAACGCATGATGCAACATCGAGAGCAATCGCGCCAGAGGCACGAACAGAAGCGCAACAATAACTGGTATATTGAGCGGGGCGGCAGTCGGGAGCAGATACGTTCCGGCGAGACCAGACGACGCTAA